Genomic segment of Alcanivorax borkumensis SK2:
GTATCGGATTTGTTTCTCGCAAGAGGGATTAAAGGCAAGCACGACGCTGGCCAATGGCTATGGTTACTGTGTGGCAAAGGCTGTGCTGCTTGCCGCTGCCGGTCGGGCGGTTGGGATTCCTTGCCGTTTGGGCTTTGCCGATGTGAAAAATCATCTGAGCTCTGAAAAGCTGAAAGAGATGATGCAAACAGATGTGTTTGCTTGGCATGGCTATACGGAGTTGTATATCGATACCCGCTGGGTAAAAGCGACTCCGGCGTTTAATCAATCACTTTGCGATAAGACCGGTGTAAAACCGCTTGAGTTTGATGGCATTCATGACTCTGTATTGCATGCATTTGATCAGGCCGGCAATCGTCATATGGAATATTTGAAAGAGCATGGCGTTTTTGATGATCTTCCATTTCAGCAAATTCTTGCGGATTTTAAGAAGTATTATCCGGCCTTTAAGGGGTTGTTCGGTTCGTCTGCTGCTGTTGCGGTTGAAGGGCGTTTCGAGGATGAAGCGTCGGCGGGTTAACGATGGGGCGAGGTATTTACACGCTGATGGGTATGCAGTCATTGCTGCCGATCAACAGGTGTTGAGAGTAGAGGATGGTGGGTGAGAATTATGTTTCACCCACCATTATGGGTTGGATTATGGTGGGTTTGAGCGGATGTCTCTGGACTCTAATTTAATAAAATTTCAATAAGTACAGGGTTTTAAGGATGGGGGGGTTACTCGATATTCTGGATCTGCTCCCTCATCTGTTCAATCAGCACCTTTAGCTCCACCGCTGCCGCTGTGGTTTCGCTGTCTACGGATTTGCTGCCCAGGGTGTTAGCTTCGCGGTTGAGTTCCTGCATGAGGAAGTCGAGCCGACGGCCGATATGGCCGCCTTTTTTGAGGATGCGGCGCACTTCGGTAACGTGGGTTAGCAGGCGATCGAGTTCTTCATCAACGTCCATCTTTTGCGCTAGAAGAACCAGCTCCTGTTCCAGGCGATCCGGGTCCGGGGAGTCAATGACGTCCTGGATGCGGCTGCGTAGGCGTTCACGTTGGGCTTCCTTGATGCGCGGGATGGCGGCTTTGACGATTTCTACTTGGACAATGATGCCGTCGAGCCGTTCTTCAATCAGTTTGCCTAGCTGTTCGCCTTCTCGGCTGCGGGTGTCGATCAGGGATTGCAGGGCTTCATCAAGTAAGGTTAGGGATTCGCGTTGCAGTAGCGCCACATCCAGCTGCCGGGTGCTGAGAACGCCGGGGTGACGGAGAATTTCCATGGGGTTGACCTGGCCGGAATGTTGGACCAAGTCTCCGACTCGGCGAGAAATGTCCGACAGTTGCTTCACTAGTGGCTCATTGAGTTCTAGGGCGGCATCGCTCTCATCTTGTTGGTAGCGTAGAGTAATTTCTACTTTGCCCCGGGCGAGCCTTTTACGGCAGCGTTCACGTACTGCGTTTTCCAGTGAGCGAAGGGCGTCGGGCAGGCGGGGGCTGACTTCAAGGTAACGATGGTTCACGGCTTTGATTTCCCAGACAAGGCCGTAGCCCTCAAGCGGGCGGTCGGCGCGAGCAAAAGCAGTCATGCTGCAAATCATGGTGAACCTCGTTGTTGTCAGTGGGGTGGAGCTCTGCGGTGTTTGCCTGCACGCTCCTACAGTAATGGTTCCCTAGTCTAATGGAGACGGGTTTGGGTGCAAGGAAGGCATTGGCGTCGGTGTTTGCTACAATGGCGGCCCTTTCGTTTTTACTATTTCAGGAGATTCCATGCGCCCATCCGGCCGAGCCCCCGATCAATTGCGTGAGCTGAGCTTTACCCGCAACTACACCGTTCATGCCGAGGGCAGCGTATTGGTGGCGTTTGGGAACACTAAGGTGCTGTGCACAGCGTCCGTGGAAGATGGTGTGCCACGTTTCCTCAAGGGCAAGGGCCAAGGCTGGCTCACCGCCGAGTACAGTATGTTGCCGCGTTCTACCCACACCCGCTCTGGCCGCGAGGCGACCCGCGGGAAACAGGGAGGGCGTACCCTGGAAATCCAACGACTGATCGGCCGTTCCTTGCGTGCTGCGGTGGACATGAAGGCGCTGGGTGAGCGCACGATTTACCTGGATTGCGACGTACTGCAGGCCGATGGTGGCACGCGCACGGCATCCATTTCCGGGGCCTGTGTGGCGCTGGTTGATGCCTTTACCTACCTGCTGGAAACCAAGAAGATCAAAAACGACCCGCTGACCGGGTTAGTGGGTGCGGTGTCTGTGGGTATGTACAAGGATACCCCTGTGCTAGATCTAGATTACGCGGAAGACTCCAATGCAGGCACTGACATGAACGTGGTGATGACTCAGCAAGGCGGTTTTATCGAGATCCAGGGTTCAGCAGAAGGCGCGCCATTTACCCGTGAGCAATCTGACAATTTGTTGGAGCTGGCTGAAAATGGTATCGGTGAGATCATTAAAGCGCAGCAGGTCGCACTCGGCTGGTAAAAGCAAAACAAAGGTGCGTTTTGCACCGTGCGCGGCACGGTGCTTCACCGTTGAGAGCAAGTTACGTAGCACACAGGCTTGATTATGAAGAACTATAAAAAGCACTTTTTGCGCTTCGCGGAAGAGCGTAAGGCTTTGAAATTCGGTGAGTTTACGTTGAAATCCGGCCGTAATAGCCCGTATTTCTTTAATGCGGGAACCTTCAATAGCGGTGAAGCGCTTGCCCGGTTGGGACGTTATTATGCGGATGCGATCATGGCATCCGGGCTGGAATTCGATATGTTATTCGGGCCGGCCTATAAAGGTATTCCTCTAGTAGCGGCGGTATCCGTGGCGCTGGCCGAACACCATGGGCGGGATTACCCTTGGGCGTTTAACCGCAAGGAAGCCAAGGACCATGGCGAAGGCGGCTGGCTGGTGGGTGCGCCATTGCAGGGCCGAGTACTGGTGATAGATGATGTGATCACGGCCGGGACTGCGATTCGTGAAGTGGCGACGATGTTCGAGAAGACCGACGCGAGCATGGCGGGGGTGATGGTCGCACTGGATCGGCAGGAGTGCGGTAAAGAGCCCTCTGAGGCGGGCAAGGGCCTGTCTGCGATTCAGGAAGTTGAGCAAGCATTGGGAGTGCCAGTGGGGTCTATCGTTACCATGAGTGATATTGTCGCCTGGCTGGAACAGCAACCGGATAGCGAAGCCGTGGTGGAGCCTATGCGTGAATACCGGGAGCGCTATGGAGTGCAATAATAATGAGAATCGTCGTCCTGTTGATGGCGTTCATTTTGGTTTCGCCATTACTGCCTTCGTCGGTTTGGGCGCGTTCCGGGCAGCGCGCGAATGAGCGGATGCCGGATGGCGCCTACTTTCGACATGAAACCACGGATGGTGTGGTGCACTTGAACCGAACCCTGACGATGGATGCTATCCGCAACGGTTATCAGTTGTTGGATCAATATGGCCGGGTGCTGGAGGACGTGGAGGGTGTGGAGCTCAATGACGCCCAAGCCAAGGCCCAGCGGATGAAGCAGGCTCGCCAGGCACGGGAAGATCGCGATATGTTGCGATTATATGCCGGCCCGGAAGATGCGGAGCGGGCGCGGGACCGTAGGGTCGAAGCGCTGGAGCTCAGTATTAGTTACGAAGAGAATAATCTGGCTCAGTTACAGGCGAAGCTGGATGATGAGATTGCCACGGCGGCACGCAATGAGCGGGCGGGTAGAGAGGTGCCGGAGGTGGTTAAAGAAGCGATTGATCGGTTGCAACGGCAGATCATCACCGCGGAAAAAAAACTAAGTGAGTTCGATCAAGAAATAGATCAAGCCAATCAACAATACGCGCCAATTATTGAGCGTCTTGAGGTTATTGAGAAAGGCCAGAATTAGGGCGGATAATGGTCGCCCTGATTCTGGTTTAGTGCGGAATGAAGCGGAGAAAGCTTGAAGAAAATAGCCACCACGGTGGCGAACGCCTTTAATTCCTTTTACCGAAACAAGGTGGGTTGCAATAGCGCCCATTGGGCCGGCCAGTCCTGGCCTGGCTTAATTTTGAAGCCAGAACGAACGAATTGCGCAATGCGCCCTTCGGCCACGGCCAGCAGTAGGTTGGCTGTGACGGTTGGGGTGGCTTGGGTGCGTAAGCCTTCCTTCAGCTCTGCATCACGCAGTACTTTTTTTACTTGGCTTTCCACTCGGTCGTAGAATTGTTGGATGCGCAGGTGCAGGCGTGCGTTTTCACCAGTCAGGGCGTCGCCGGTGAGTAACCGAGTAATACCGGGGTTGCGCTCGGTGAACGCCAGCAGCAAGGTGAGTATTTGTTCCACCTGATCGCTGGCCTGACCGTCTTCCACGATACGGTTAATACGCGAAAAAATGGCTTCTTCGATAAAGCTGATCAGCCCCTCGAACATCTTTGCCTTGCTGGGAAAATGTCGGTATAGCGCCGCC
This window contains:
- a CDS encoding transglutaminase-like domain-containing protein, encoding MDFEAALQPSEYIDSDSPSVISFAETVVGDETDPIKKAVKLYYAVRDDIRYDPYRICFSQEGLKASTTLANGYGYCVAKAVLLAAAGRAVGIPCRLGFADVKNHLSSEKLKEMMQTDVFAWHGYTELYIDTRWVKATPAFNQSLCDKTGVKPLEFDGIHDSVLHAFDQAGNRHMEYLKEHGVFDDLPFQQILADFKKYYPAFKGLFGSSAAVAVEGRFEDEASAG
- a CDS encoding YicC/YloC family endoribonuclease; this encodes MTAFARADRPLEGYGLVWEIKAVNHRYLEVSPRLPDALRSLENAVRERCRKRLARGKVEITLRYQQDESDAALELNEPLVKQLSDISRRVGDLVQHSGQVNPMEILRHPGVLSTRQLDVALLQRESLTLLDEALQSLIDTRSREGEQLGKLIEERLDGIIVQVEIVKAAIPRIKEAQRERLRSRIQDVIDSPDPDRLEQELVLLAQKMDVDEELDRLLTHVTEVRRILKKGGHIGRRLDFLMQELNREANTLGSKSVDSETTAAAVELKVLIEQMREQIQNIE
- the rph gene encoding ribonuclease PH, with product MRPSGRAPDQLRELSFTRNYTVHAEGSVLVAFGNTKVLCTASVEDGVPRFLKGKGQGWLTAEYSMLPRSTHTRSGREATRGKQGGRTLEIQRLIGRSLRAAVDMKALGERTIYLDCDVLQADGGTRTASISGACVALVDAFTYLLETKKIKNDPLTGLVGAVSVGMYKDTPVLDLDYAEDSNAGTDMNVVMTQQGGFIEIQGSAEGAPFTREQSDNLLELAENGIGEIIKAQQVALGW
- the pyrE gene encoding orotate phosphoribosyltransferase, encoding MKNYKKHFLRFAEERKALKFGEFTLKSGRNSPYFFNAGTFNSGEALARLGRYYADAIMASGLEFDMLFGPAYKGIPLVAAVSVALAEHHGRDYPWAFNRKEAKDHGEGGWLVGAPLQGRVLVIDDVITAGTAIREVATMFEKTDASMAGVMVALDRQECGKEPSEAGKGLSAIQEVEQALGVPVGSIVTMSDIVAWLEQQPDSEAVVEPMREYRERYGVQ
- the slmA gene encoding nucleoid occlusion factor SlmA, with the translated sequence MTDKKPSRKEQILQSLAHMLEAAPGGRITTAGLAREVGVSEAALYRHFPSKAKMFEGLISFIEEAIFSRINRIVEDGQASDQVEQILTLLLAFTERNPGITRLLTGDALTGENARLHLRIQQFYDRVESQVKKVLRDAELKEGLRTQATPTVTANLLLAVAEGRIAQFVRSGFKIKPGQDWPAQWALLQPTLFR